From Mobula birostris isolate sMobBir1 chromosome 8, sMobBir1.hap1, whole genome shotgun sequence, the proteins below share one genomic window:
- the aspdh gene encoding aspartate dehydrogenase domain-containing protein, translated as MAGEGRPRRVGIIGFGHLGQYLTRKIAEEGEQNSLELAFVWNRNQAKMEGKVQREHQLESLSEMVQRRVDLVVEVAHPQIAKEFGEEILRHADFMVGSPTAFAEQAVEDKCREVARRHGHTLYVPSGALWGGEDIQKMANRKTLKGLKVTMIKHPDSFRLVGHLEEQKEKGRGERTVLYQGPVRDLCPLAPNNVNTMAAAAMAAHNLGFDQVQGCLVADPSLTDWHVVDIELSGPVEEATGHQFTVKSTRWNPSSPGAVTGAATYASFWSSLLNCKGHGGKLCLC; from the exons ATGGCGGGAGAGGGGAGGCCTCGAAGAGTTGGGATCATCGGCTTCGGACACTTAG GACAATATCTCACCAGGAAGATCGCAGAGGAGGGTGAGCAGAACAGCCTGGAACTGGCCTTCGTATGGAACAGGAACCAAGCAAAGATGGAAGGGAAGGTCCAAAGGGAGCATCAGCTGGAATCCCTCAgcgagatggtgcagag ACGTGTGGATCTGGTTGTGGAAGTCGCCCATCCTCAGATTGCAAAGGAGTTTGGGGAGGAGATCCTCAGACACGCTGATTTCATG GTCGGCTCTCCCACCGCATTTGCTGAGCAGGCAGTTGAAGACAAGTGTCGTGAGGTGGCGAGGAGGCATGGACACACCCTCTACGTACCCAGCGGAGCACTGTGGGGGGGAGAGGACATCCAGAAAATGGCCAACAGAAAGACCCTGAAG GGTCTGAAGGTGACAATGATCAAGCACCCAGACAGCTTCAGGCTGGTGGGCCACCTCGAGGAGcagaaggagaaggggaggggggagcggACCGTGCTGTACCAGGGCCCTGTGAGGGACCTGTGCCCATTGGCACCCAACAATGTCAACACCATGGCCGCTGCAGCCATGGCTGCCCACAACCTGGGCTTTGATCAAGTGCAGGGCTGCCTGGTTGCCGACCCCAG TTTAACGGACTGGCACGTGGTGGACATCGAGCTGAGCGGCCCAGTTGAGGAAGCTACAGGTCACCAATTCACAGTGAAGAGCACGCGATGGAACCCCTCCTCACCGGGGGCTGTGACGGGGGCAGCCACCTACGCTTCGTTCTGGAGTAGTCTGCTGA ACTGCAAAGGTCACGGGGGAAAACTCTGTCTCTGCTGA